One region of Fusobacterium periodonticum 1_1_41FAA genomic DNA includes:
- a CDS encoding enhanced serine sensitivity protein SseB, with amino-acid sequence MTKVSEFLEKMYEEPSLELENEMLEEIIMKANFLSYINRPDNGKTDVFSINMLLTDDKKLYLPVFTDVEELAKWGIPEEMDTIELSFDNYSEIILDHPHDIEGLVINPFGNSYIISEEWLSELRTMKEERLKVRELKIPVNSKILLNEPEKFPTMLAEEITKCCDKIGAINRLWLLEMTTEKDESWLLVVDFKGDKNEIFSEINDAARNYLGMRYLDMIAYDDEFAKKSVENHKPFYDKTK; translated from the coding sequence ATGACTAAGGTAAGTGAATTTTTAGAAAAAATGTATGAGGAGCCAAGCCTTGAATTAGAAAATGAAATGCTTGAAGAAATAATAATGAAGGCTAATTTTTTAAGTTATATCAATAGACCAGATAACGGAAAAACAGATGTTTTTAGTATAAATATGTTATTGACAGATGATAAAAAACTTTATTTACCTGTTTTTACAGATGTAGAAGAATTAGCAAAATGGGGAATTCCTGAAGAAATGGACACAATAGAATTAAGTTTTGATAATTATTCTGAAATTATATTAGATCATCCTCATGATATAGAAGGACTTGTTATAAATCCTTTTGGAAACAGTTATATTATCTCTGAAGAATGGTTAAGTGAATTAAGAACTATGAAAGAAGAGAGATTAAAAGTTAGAGAATTAAAAATTCCTGTTAATTCAAAAATCTTATTAAATGAACCAGAAAAGTTTCCTACTATGTTAGCTGAAGAAATAACTAAATGTTGTGATAAAATAGGTGCTATAAATAGATTATGGTTACTGGAAATGACAACTGAAAAAGATGAAAGTTGGCTTTTAGTAGTTGATTTTAAAGGGGATAAAAATGAAATCTTCAGTGAAATAAATGATGCAGCAAGAAATTATTTAGGTATGAGATACTTAGATATGATAGCTTATGATGATGAATTTGCTAAAAAATCTGTTGAAAATCATAAGCCATTTTATGATAAAACAAAATAA
- a CDS encoding peptidase U32 family protein, which translates to MKKAELLAPAGNMEKFKMALHYGADAVFMGGKMFNLRAGSNNFSDEELEEAVNYAHERGKRVYVTLNIIPHNDELDALPDYVKFLERIGVDGVIVADLGVFQVVKENSDLNISISTQASNTNWRSVKMWKDMGAKRVVLAREISLENIKEIREKVPDIELEVFVHGAMCMAISGRCLLSNYMTGRDANRGDCAQACRWKYSLVEETRPGETMPVYEDEHGTYIFNSKDLCTIEMIDKILDAGVDSLKIEGRMKGIYYVSNCVKVYKDALNSYYSGNFEYNPEWRNELESISNRSYTEGFYHGKAGKESLNYNNRNSYSQTHKLVAKIEKKLSDNEYLVAIRNKLFVGQTVQIVSPEIKVRDFVMPEMILLDKMGRETESVESANPNSFVKIKTDIPMNELDMLRIVL; encoded by the coding sequence TTGAAAAAAGCAGAATTACTAGCACCTGCTGGGAACATGGAAAAATTTAAGATGGCACTACATTATGGAGCAGATGCTGTATTTATGGGTGGAAAGATGTTTAATTTGAGAGCGGGAAGTAACAACTTTTCTGATGAAGAATTAGAAGAAGCTGTTAACTATGCTCATGAAAGAGGAAAAAGAGTCTATGTAACTCTTAATATAATTCCACACAATGATGAATTGGATGCTTTACCAGACTATGTAAAGTTCTTAGAAAGAATAGGAGTAGATGGAGTTATAGTTGCTGATTTAGGAGTATTCCAAGTTGTAAAAGAAAACTCTGACTTAAATATAAGTATCAGTACACAAGCAAGCAATACAAACTGGAGATCAGTTAAGATGTGGAAGGATATGGGAGCTAAAAGAGTTGTGCTTGCAAGAGAAATTTCTTTAGAGAACATTAAAGAAATTAGAGAAAAAGTACCTGATATAGAACTAGAAGTTTTTGTACATGGAGCAATGTGTATGGCAATTTCTGGAAGATGTCTACTAAGTAACTATATGACAGGTAGAGATGCAAACAGAGGAGACTGTGCTCAAGCATGTAGATGGAAGTATTCTTTGGTTGAAGAAACTAGACCAGGAGAAACTATGCCTGTGTATGAAGATGAACATGGAACATATATTTTTAACTCAAAAGATTTATGCACTATCGAAATGATAGATAAAATCTTAGATGCAGGAGTAGATTCTCTTAAGATTGAAGGAAGAATGAAAGGAATTTACTATGTTTCAAACTGTGTAAAAGTATACAAAGATGCATTAAATTCTTACTATAGTGGAAATTTTGAATATAATCCTGAATGGAGAAATGAACTTGAATCTATTTCAAATAGATCATATACAGAAGGTTTCTACCACGGAAAAGCAGGAAAAGAATCTCTAAACTATAACAATAGAAATTCATATAGTCAAACTCATAAATTGGTTGCTAAAATTGAGAAAAAATTAAGTGATAATGAGTATCTAGTAGCAATTAGAAATAAATTGTTTGTTGGACAAACAGTTCAAATTGTTAGTCCAGAAATAAAAGTTAGAGACTTTGTAATGCCTGAAATGATACTCTTAGATAAAATGGGTAGAGAAACAGAAAGTGTTGAATCTGCTAATCCAAATTCATTTGTAAAAATAAAAACAGATATACCTATGAATGAACTAGACATGTTAAGAATAGTTTTATAG
- the dnaB gene encoding replicative DNA helicase translates to MEFEELNRIPYSLEAERALIGGIFFDVNSLDEIKYIIKANDFYKKEHIEIYKAIEELFSEGRGVDPILVVEEIKKSNLKNEEEILQELTEIIDENTSSYNLLEYAELIKEKAMLRRLGQVGMEITKAAYTDVRTAEEIMDEAEAKVLKLSKNILKNSIVDMKTASVEEMKRIDNVERNRGKTLGISTGFIDLDRMTSGLNNSDLIILAARPAMGKTAFALNLALNAAKEQKKVLIFSLEMPVQQLYQRLLAMESGISQNKLRNVYLEGDEWTKLTLATTSLSNLNIYVADLPHTNVLEIRSYARNMKAQGLLDLIIIDYLQLINGTGKGRGSEASRQQEISDISRALKGLARELDVPVIALSQLSRAVESRVDRRPMLSDLRESGAIEQDADIVAFLYREEYYIPDTENKGITELIIGKHRNGATGTVKLNFLSEFTKFTSYTDQVK, encoded by the coding sequence ATGGAATTTGAAGAACTAAATAGGATTCCTTATAGTTTGGAGGCTGAAAGGGCGCTAATAGGGGGAATTTTCTTTGATGTAAACTCTTTGGATGAAATAAAATACATTATTAAAGCAAATGATTTCTACAAAAAAGAACATATTGAAATATATAAAGCTATTGAAGAACTCTTTTCTGAAGGTAGGGGAGTAGATCCTATTTTAGTAGTTGAAGAGATAAAAAAAAGTAATTTAAAAAACGAAGAAGAGATTCTTCAAGAATTAACTGAAATTATAGATGAAAATACTAGTTCCTATAATCTTCTAGAATATGCTGAATTGATAAAAGAAAAAGCTATGTTAAGAAGATTAGGGCAAGTAGGAATGGAAATAACTAAGGCTGCATATACTGATGTTAGAACAGCTGAAGAAATTATGGATGAGGCAGAAGCTAAAGTTTTAAAGTTATCTAAAAATATACTAAAAAATAGTATAGTTGATATGAAAACCGCAAGTGTAGAAGAAATGAAGAGAATAGATAATGTTGAAAGAAATCGTGGAAAAACATTAGGGATATCAACAGGTTTTATAGATCTTGATAGGATGACAAGTGGCTTAAATAATTCTGATTTAATAATCTTAGCTGCAAGACCAGCTATGGGGAAAACAGCTTTTGCTCTAAACTTAGCATTGAATGCTGCTAAGGAACAGAAAAAGGTTTTAATTTTTAGTCTTGAAATGCCTGTTCAACAGCTATATCAAAGACTTTTAGCAATGGAATCAGGAATTTCTCAAAATAAATTAAGAAATGTTTATCTTGAAGGAGATGAATGGACTAAATTGACATTGGCAACAACAAGTTTATCTAATTTGAATATATATGTTGCCGACTTACCTCACACAAATGTTTTAGAAATAAGATCTTATGCAAGAAATATGAAAGCTCAAGGGCTTTTAGATTTAATAATTATAGACTATTTACAATTGATAAATGGAACAGGTAAAGGTAGAGGTTCTGAAGCAAGTAGACAGCAAGAAATTTCTGATATATCGAGAGCATTGAAAGGACTTGCAAGAGAATTGGATGTGCCTGTGATAGCTCTTTCACAATTATCGAGAGCTGTTGAAAGTAGAGTTGACAGAAGACCTATGCTTTCAGATTTGAGAGAGTCTGGAGCCATAGAGCAGGATGCCGATATAGTTGCTTTTCTCTATAGAGAAGAGTACTATATACCTGACACTGAAAACAAGGGAATTACTGAATTAATTATTGGAAAACATAGAAATGGAGCTACTGGAACAGTAAAGCTTAATTTCTTAAGTGAATTTACAAAATTTACAAGTTATACAGATCAAGTGAAATAA
- the rplI gene encoding 50S ribosomal protein L9, translated as MAKIQVILLEDVAGQGRKGEIVTVSDGYAHNFLLKGKKGVLATPEELQKIESRKKKEAKKLEEERNKSLELKKILEAKTLNLSVKAGENGKLFGAITSKEIASHIKDELGLDIDKKKIEANIKALGPDEVVIKLFTDVKAVVKINVVAK; from the coding sequence ATGGCAAAAATACAAGTTATACTTTTAGAAGATGTAGCAGGACAAGGAAGAAAAGGGGAAATAGTTACAGTGTCTGATGGATATGCTCATAACTTCCTTTTAAAAGGGAAAAAAGGAGTTTTAGCTACTCCTGAAGAATTACAAAAAATAGAAAGCAGAAAGAAAAAAGAAGCTAAAAAGCTTGAAGAAGAAAGAAATAAATCTTTAGAATTAAAGAAAATATTAGAAGCTAAAACTTTAAATCTTTCAGTTAAAGCTGGAGAAAATGGAAAACTATTTGGAGCAATAACAAGCAAAGAAATAGCAAGTCATATTAAAGATGAATTAGGTTTAGATATAGATAAAAAGAAAATAGAAGCAAATATAAAAGCTTTAGGACCTGATGAAGTAGTAATAAAACTATTTACAGATGTTAAGGCAGTAGTAAAAATAAATGTAGTTGCAAAATAA
- the dnaX gene encoding DNA polymerase III subunit gamma/tau: protein MHITLYRKYRPSSFSEVSGENEIVKSLKLSLKNKSMAHAYLFSGPRGVGKTTIARLIAKGVNCLNLGEDGEPCNECKNCKAINEGRFSDLIEIDAASNRSIDEIRSLKEKINYQPVEGLKKVYIIDEAHMLTKEAFNALLKTLEEPPSHVMFILATTELDKILPTIISRCQRYDFKALDIEDMKSGLKHILKEENLSMSDEVYPLIYENSSGSMRDSISILERLIVTANGNEINLKIAEDTLGVTPSSRIKIFLDKLLNESEYNIINELEALANESFDIELFFKDLAKYCKNAIVKNELDIDKGLKIISTIYDVINKFKFEDDKKLVGYVIVADILANSTQTIVRTVTKVQKVTEDMDHTLVEAVKEKPKVKITIADVKSNWNSILSEARNKRISYKVFLMGAEPIKVENNSILIRYDKKYLFSKEQMESEEYNKEFTEIVRKFFNEDSLALKYEVIGQKKEEESGEEEFFKKIENYFKGNS, encoded by the coding sequence ATGCATATTACACTTTATAGAAAATATAGACCAAGTAGTTTTTCAGAAGTATCTGGAGAAAATGAAATAGTAAAAAGTCTTAAATTATCTTTAAAAAACAAATCTATGGCTCATGCCTATCTTTTTTCGGGACCAAGAGGAGTTGGTAAGACTACCATTGCAAGACTTATTGCAAAGGGAGTAAATTGTTTAAACTTAGGTGAAGATGGAGAGCCTTGTAATGAATGTAAAAATTGTAAGGCTATAAATGAAGGAAGATTTTCTGACCTTATAGAAATAGATGCTGCTTCAAATAGAAGTATAGATGAAATAAGAAGTTTAAAAGAGAAAATCAATTATCAACCAGTGGAAGGTTTGAAAAAAGTATATATAATAGATGAAGCACATATGCTAACAAAAGAAGCATTTAATGCACTTCTAAAAACTTTAGAAGAGCCACCATCTCATGTAATGTTTATATTGGCAACGACAGAATTAGATAAGATATTACCTACTATAATTTCTCGTTGTCAAAGATATGATTTTAAAGCTCTCGATATAGAAGATATGAAATCTGGACTAAAGCATATTTTAAAAGAAGAAAATTTATCTATGAGTGATGAAGTATATCCACTTATCTATGAAAATTCTTCTGGAAGTATGAGAGATTCAATTTCTATTTTAGAAAGACTTATAGTCACAGCCAATGGAAATGAAATAAATTTAAAGATAGCTGAAGATACTTTAGGAGTAACACCAAGTTCAAGAATAAAGATTTTTTTAGATAAGTTGTTAAATGAAAGCGAATATAATATAATAAATGAATTGGAAGCTTTAGCAAATGAATCTTTTGATATAGAATTATTTTTTAAAGACTTAGCTAAATACTGTAAAAATGCTATAGTTAAAAATGAATTAGACATAGATAAGGGCTTAAAAATAATATCAACTATCTATGATGTAATAAATAAATTCAAATTTGAAGATGATAAAAAACTTGTTGGCTATGTAATAGTTGCAGATATTTTAGCAAATTCCACTCAGACTATAGTAAGAACAGTGACTAAGGTTCAAAAAGTAACAGAAGATATGGACCATACTCTGGTAGAAGCCGTTAAAGAAAAACCAAAAGTAAAAATAACTATAGCTGATGTAAAGAGCAATTGGAATTCTATATTGAGTGAAGCTAGGAACAAGAGAATTTCATATAAAGTTTTCTTAATGGGAGCGGAACCTATAAAAGTAGAGAATAATAGCATATTGATAAGATATGATAAAAAGTATTTATTTTCAAAAGAACAGATGGAAAGTGAAGAGTATAATAAAGAATTTACAGAAATTGTAAGAAAATTTTTTAATGAAGACAGCTTAGCATTAAAATATGAAGTTATCGGACAGAAAAAAGAAGAAGAGAGTGGTGAGGAAGAATTCTTTAAAAAGATAGAAAATTATTTTAAAGGAAATTCCTAA
- a CDS encoding sigma-54-dependent transcriptional regulator, with amino-acid sequence MLLLGLRLDNDLKLEFENNFENDLVFVENMISFMDAIKNRKYEAIVIDERNSKEEALISLITKITELQKKVVIIILGEASNWRVIAGSIKAGAYDYILKPEIPKNIVKVVEKSVKDYKGLVEKVDKTKSTGEKLIGRSKLMIDLYKVIGKVANNSAPVLVTGERGTGKTSVAKAIHQFSNVHDKPIISVNCNSYRENLLERKLFGYEKGSFEGAAFSQYGELEKAEGGILHLANIESLSLDMQSKILFLLEENRFFRLGGMEPINAFVRIIASTSVNLEELIDKGLFIDELYRKLKVLEINIPNLRDRKDDIPFIIDHYMPECNREMEKNIRGVTKMALKKLLRYDWPGNVNELKNAIKYAVAMCRGSSILIEDLPPNVIGEKAITSKEEIRALSIENLIKNEISQLKSKNKKSDYYFEIISKIEKELIKQILEITNGKKVETAEILGITRNTLRTKMNYYDLE; translated from the coding sequence ATGCTATTATTAGGACTTCGCTTAGATAATGACTTAAAATTGGAGTTTGAAAATAATTTTGAAAATGATTTAGTATTTGTTGAAAATATGATATCTTTTATGGATGCTATAAAAAATAGGAAATATGAAGCTATAGTAATAGATGAAAGAAATTCAAAAGAAGAAGCACTTATAAGTTTAATAACAAAAATTACTGAACTTCAAAAAAAAGTGGTAATAATTATTTTAGGAGAGGCATCAAATTGGAGAGTTATTGCTGGAAGTATAAAAGCAGGAGCCTATGACTATATATTAAAACCAGAAATACCTAAAAATATAGTTAAAGTGGTTGAAAAATCTGTAAAAGACTATAAAGGTTTAGTAGAAAAGGTTGATAAGACAAAAAGTACAGGTGAAAAATTAATAGGTAGAAGTAAACTTATGATAGACCTTTATAAAGTTATAGGAAAGGTTGCTAATAACTCAGCTCCTGTTCTAGTTACGGGAGAGAGAGGGACAGGAAAAACAAGTGTAGCAAAAGCTATACATCAATTTAGTAATGTCCATGATAAACCTATTATAAGTGTAAATTGTAATTCATATAGGGAAAATCTACTTGAAAGAAAGCTATTTGGTTATGAGAAAGGTTCTTTTGAAGGAGCAGCTTTTAGTCAATATGGTGAGTTAGAAAAGGCTGAAGGAGGAATACTTCATCTGGCGAATATAGAATCTTTAAGTCTTGATATGCAATCTAAAATACTATTCTTACTTGAAGAAAATAGATTTTTTAGATTGGGTGGAATGGAACCAATAAATGCTTTTGTTAGAATAATAGCATCTACAAGTGTAAACCTTGAAGAACTTATAGATAAAGGACTATTTATAGATGAACTTTATAGAAAATTAAAAGTTTTGGAAATAAATATTCCCAATTTAAGAGACAGAAAAGATGATATACCTTTTATTATTGACCACTATATGCCAGAGTGCAATAGAGAAATGGAAAAAAATATAAGGGGCGTAACAAAGATGGCCTTGAAAAAGCTATTAAGATATGATTGGCCAGGTAATGTAAATGAATTAAAAAATGCAATAAAATATGCAGTTGCAATGTGTAGAGGTTCTAGTATTTTGATAGAAGACTTACCACCTAATGTGATAGGTGAAAAAGCAATCACTTCAAAAGAAGAAATTAGAGCACTCTCTATTGAAAATTTAATTAAAAATGAAATAAGTCAATTGAAGAGTAAAAATAAGAAAAGTGATTATTACTTTGAAATAATCTCTAAGATTGAAAAAGAGCTGATTAAGCAAATACTTGAAATAACTAATGGAAAGAAAGTAGAGACGGCTGAGATTTTAGGAATAACAAGAAATACTTTAAGAACTAAAATGAATTATTATGATTTGGAGTAA
- a CDS encoding energy transducer TonB, with protein sequence MKKSDYICLFLSIVINIGIVLALAIFSKDTQEIIDAEQIKIGLVAVENDASTKFKGKKNVDAKKQNLDADSIEKKEEKTEKPEKPTEKKVEEIKTEKTVEKITEKPEKKAAEKLAEKPKEKTPEKPKEKPIEKKVEKLAEKGEKVVEKKDEKKAPEKPTTKENSKKSSSEKPSLADLKKQISGSQPKTSNGGYSPTEDPDGEEIVDRVLQNVTYSNGLVSGSKMGNSSDGRVVDWNAKNKAPEFPQAAKSSGKHGKLKIKLKVDKMGNVLSFVIVEGSGVPEIDAAVERVVGTWRVKLMKNGKPVNGTFYLNYNFDFK encoded by the coding sequence ATGAAAAAAAGTGACTATATCTGTCTGTTTTTATCTATAGTTATAAATATAGGAATTGTACTTGCTTTGGCAATATTTTCAAAGGATACTCAAGAAATAATAGATGCTGAACAAATAAAAATTGGTTTGGTCGCAGTAGAAAATGATGCATCAACAAAGTTTAAAGGCAAAAAGAATGTAGATGCTAAAAAACAAAATTTAGATGCTGACAGTATAGAAAAGAAAGAAGAAAAAACTGAGAAACCAGAAAAACCTACAGAAAAGAAAGTTGAAGAAATTAAAACTGAAAAAACTGTAGAGAAAATTACAGAGAAACCAGAAAAGAAAGCAGCCGAAAAACTTGCTGAAAAGCCTAAGGAAAAAACTCCAGAAAAACCAAAAGAAAAACCTATTGAGAAGAAAGTAGAGAAACTTGCAGAAAAGGGAGAAAAAGTAGTTGAGAAAAAAGATGAAAAGAAAGCTCCAGAAAAACCTACAACTAAAGAGAATTCAAAGAAAAGTTCTTCAGAAAAACCTTCTCTAGCCGATTTAAAGAAACAAATATCAGGCTCACAACCTAAGACTTCTAATGGTGGATATAGTCCAACAGAAGATCCTGATGGCGAAGAGATAGTTGATAGAGTTCTACAAAATGTAACTTATTCAAATGGTTTAGTTTCAGGAAGTAAAATGGGAAATTCTAGTGATGGAAGAGTAGTTGATTGGAATGCTAAAAATAAGGCACCTGAGTTCCCACAAGCAGCAAAATCTTCTGGGAAACATGGAAAGTTAAAGATAAAGTTGAAAGTAGATAAGATGGGAAATGTTTTATCTTTTGTAATAGTTGAAGGAAGTGGAGTACCTGAAATAGATGCGGCAGTAGAAAGGGTTGTAGGAACTTGGAGAGTTAAACTTATGAAAAATGGTAAACCTGTAAATGGAACATTTTACTTAAATTATAATTTTGATTTTAAATAA
- a CDS encoding ExbD/TolR family protein yields the protein MKLDRIKRRSGGTLILEITPLIDVVFLLLIFFMLATTFDERSAFKIELPKSTVAKTKSTLKEVQVLVDKDKNVYLKYTNNSGKSETEELDLSSFVEFVSEKLETSESKDVVVSADKDIDYGFIVEIMSLLKEAGASGINIDTNSTK from the coding sequence ATGAAATTAGATAGAATAAAGAGAAGAAGTGGTGGAACATTGATACTAGAAATCACTCCACTTATAGACGTAGTTTTCCTTCTACTTATCTTCTTTATGTTGGCAACAACTTTCGATGAAAGGTCTGCTTTTAAAATAGAGCTTCCTAAATCAACTGTTGCAAAAACAAAGAGTACTTTGAAGGAAGTTCAAGTTCTAGTGGATAAAGATAAAAATGTTTATTTAAAATATACTAATAATTCAGGAAAAAGTGAAACTGAAGAGTTGGATTTATCAAGTTTTGTTGAATTTGTATCAGAAAAACTTGAGACTTCTGAGAGTAAAGATGTAGTAGTCTCAGCTGATAAAGATATTGATTATGGTTTTATTGTTGAAATTATGAGCTTATTAAAAGAAGCAGGAGCAAGTGGCATAAATATAGATACCAACAGTACGAAGTAG
- a CDS encoding MotA/TolQ/ExbB proton channel family protein has product MQILKAGGILMYFILLMGIVGLYAILERFSYFALKERNNYSKLPSEAKQLIKEGKIKEAIIFFNSNKSSTSTVLKEILIYGYKENKETLSALEEKGKEKAIEQIKHLERNMWLLSLAANASPLLGLLGTVTGMITAFNSIALNGTGDAGILAKGISEALYTTAGGLFVAIPCMIFYNYFNKRIDLVVTDIEKTCTELLNYFRE; this is encoded by the coding sequence ATGCAAATATTAAAAGCAGGCGGAATACTAATGTATTTTATTCTCTTAATGGGAATAGTAGGATTATATGCAATTTTGGAAAGATTTTCTTATTTTGCTTTAAAGGAAAGAAATAACTATTCTAAATTACCTTCAGAAGCAAAACAACTTATAAAAGAAGGAAAAATAAAAGAAGCTATAATTTTCTTTAATTCTAATAAATCATCAACTTCAACAGTTTTAAAAGAAATTTTAATCTATGGATATAAAGAAAATAAGGAAACATTATCAGCACTTGAAGAAAAAGGAAAAGAAAAAGCAATAGAACAGATAAAACATTTAGAAAGAAATATGTGGCTTTTATCTCTAGCAGCTAATGCTTCACCTTTATTGGGACTTTTAGGAACAGTTACAGGTATGATAACAGCCTTCAACTCTATAGCATTAAATGGAACAGGAGATGCTGGAATCTTAGCAAAAGGGATATCTGAAGCTCTATATACAACAGCAGGAGGGCTATTTGTAGCTATTCCTTGTATGATATTCTATAACTATTTCAATAAGAGAATAGATTTAGTAGTGACTGATATAGAAAAAACTTGTACAGAATTGTTAAATTATTTCAGAGAGTAG